A window of Paenibacillus sp. 19GGS1-52 contains these coding sequences:
- a CDS encoding ABC transporter ATP-binding protein has translation MKETEEPQELNAEDEIEDVVYDEDDEEDEDEDEDDDIVLDVTIDEAGYEAGDPRITNISFQVRRGQLLGLIGPNGAGKSTTIKTLLGLLKHAKAKVTLGGANKSYAYVPEQPVFYEDLTLWEHLDLAGAAYGLKYKAFEETAERLLKQFGMENVRNDLPAGFSKGMKQKMMLMLGFLVQPDVYIVDEPFLGLDPRATKDFLKLLQAERKRGAGVLMSTHVLDTAEKICDDFVLISGGKVTASGNLETIRSIAGLPEASLFDCFDELT, from the coding sequence ATGAAAGAGACAGAGGAACCACAGGAGCTTAACGCTGAGGATGAAATAGAAGATGTGGTGTATGACGAAGACGATGAGGAAGATGAAGATGAAGATGAAGATGATGATATCGTCCTAGATGTTACCATTGATGAAGCGGGCTATGAAGCAGGCGATCCACGCATTACTAATATCTCATTTCAGGTGCGGCGTGGCCAACTGCTAGGCTTGATCGGGCCGAATGGTGCCGGAAAAAGCACAACAATCAAGACGCTGCTCGGTCTGCTGAAGCATGCCAAGGCTAAGGTAACGCTGGGTGGAGCTAATAAGTCTTACGCTTACGTACCGGAGCAGCCGGTTTTTTACGAGGACCTGACGCTCTGGGAGCACCTGGATTTGGCGGGAGCAGCCTATGGTTTGAAGTACAAAGCATTTGAGGAAACTGCTGAGAGACTGCTGAAGCAGTTCGGAATGGAAAATGTGCGCAATGACCTCCCTGCTGGGTTCTCTAAAGGGATGAAGCAAAAAATGATGCTAATGCTCGGTTTTCTGGTCCAACCGGATGTTTATATTGTGGACGAGCCTTTTTTAGGGCTGGATCCCCGTGCCACCAAGGATTTCTTGAAGCTGCTGCAGGCAGAGCGCAAGCGTGGGGCTGGCGTGTTGATGTCTACGCATGTTCTGGATACCGCTGAGAAAATTTGCGATGATTTTGTATTGATCTCCGGAGGCAAAGTGACCGCTTCGGGCAATCTGGAGACGATCCGATCCATCGCCGGATTACCGGAGGCGTCGTTGTTTGATTGCTTCGACGAATTGACATGA
- a CDS encoding ABC transporter permease, with translation MLRRIDMSDRERVSFAFPTGPRLFLRRLISHWREQSAIVRTAADWTVLLYIIIPGGLLGGRFYYGFWVDDLPAWSTSIPFMIIPILLVLLLATGGMVLLLLEGDLLFLRQRENWIRAIILRGTIYSLVVTALKIAVVIGLLLPFIIRGYGLSSEAALSLLVLSITCGWCIKLLAHIVKVQRQGWQRWLWQIPAIVLPCVIYFKVVLLWNDYPALMWVAALLFAVVTGLAVRYRLRLRGTFMNDVREDYKQRMKIAALMLRRVLGKPRPTRYKPWIFRRSQPLLSSKEPESRLSAAAIKALIRNPANLKLYASFTSVSAMAILIVPAGLKWILLLILTSLMANWLFSFWRTFVGDDYIGILPFNKEQKAEAGSRAVPILLMPFSVICAAVVCFSIYDWWGLILFIPFGGMIGFMVAKVFSTIRLER, from the coding sequence TTGCTTCGACGAATTGACATGAGTGATCGGGAACGTGTGTCGTTTGCTTTTCCAACAGGTCCACGGCTATTCCTGCGTCGGCTGATCTCGCATTGGCGCGAGCAAAGTGCCATCGTCCGTACGGCGGCAGATTGGACGGTGCTACTCTACATTATTATCCCAGGTGGGCTCTTAGGCGGACGTTTTTACTACGGCTTCTGGGTAGATGATCTTCCAGCTTGGAGTACGTCTATACCGTTTATGATCATTCCCATATTGCTTGTGCTGCTGCTAGCTACAGGGGGGATGGTGCTCCTGCTGCTGGAAGGGGACCTGTTATTTCTCAGGCAGCGAGAGAATTGGATCAGGGCGATTATACTGCGGGGCACTATCTATAGCCTTGTCGTAACTGCGCTGAAGATAGCTGTTGTCATTGGATTGCTGCTGCCCTTTATCATTAGGGGGTATGGCTTAAGTTCAGAGGCGGCTCTCTCGTTGTTGGTCCTCTCTATTACCTGTGGCTGGTGCATCAAGCTGCTGGCTCATATCGTGAAAGTACAGCGACAAGGCTGGCAGCGCTGGTTGTGGCAGATTCCGGCGATAGTCCTGCCCTGTGTCATCTATTTCAAAGTGGTGTTGCTCTGGAATGACTACCCGGCTCTTATGTGGGTAGCTGCTCTTTTGTTTGCAGTTGTTACGGGTCTGGCTGTTCGTTATCGCTTACGGCTGCGTGGAACCTTTATGAATGATGTACGTGAGGATTACAAACAGCGGATGAAAATTGCGGCCTTAATGCTGCGCCGTGTTCTGGGTAAGCCGCGTCCAACACGTTATAAACCCTGGATATTCCGCAGATCGCAGCCGCTGTTGTCCTCTAAGGAACCGGAGAGCAGACTTTCAGCCGCTGCCATCAAAGCGCTTATCCGTAATCCCGCGAATTTGAAGCTTTATGCAAGCTTCACCAGTGTGTCAGCTATGGCTATTCTTATTGTTCCCGCAGGGCTGAAGTGGATATTGCTCCTTATTCTGACATCCCTCATGGCCAATTGGCTGTTCTCATTCTGGCGGACATTTGTAGGAGATGATTATATCGGTATCTTACCGTTCAACAAGGAACAGAAAGCCGAAGCGGGTTCCCGTGCAGTGCCTATCTTGTTGATGCCGTTCTCGGTAATCTGTGCCGCAGTGGTATGTTTTTCTATATACGATTGGTGGGGTCTAATACTCTTTATTCCTTTCGGCGGTATGATAGGATTCATGGTTGCCAAGGTATTTAGCACGATCCGTCTAGAGAGATAA
- a CDS encoding sigma-70 family RNA polymerase sigma factor codes for MAEALDDRELMKQIGDKDSAALEWLYDRYEKTVYSFAYRIVQDAMAAEEVVQELFLRVWTHSERFDEAQGRLTTWMFALTRNIAIDMLRRKSVRDRSTPVEDATLHSIADELADTAAEVEVKSEGQHMREILAELSRDQKQVIDSIYYGGMTQQEVSVRYNIPLGTVKSRVRLALKQMKKRLVVEGRREGYHG; via the coding sequence ATGGCAGAAGCTCTGGATGACAGAGAGTTAATGAAACAAATCGGAGACAAGGACTCTGCGGCACTGGAGTGGCTTTATGACCGCTATGAGAAAACGGTGTACTCTTTTGCCTATAGAATTGTTCAGGACGCGATGGCTGCAGAAGAAGTTGTGCAGGAGTTGTTCCTGCGTGTCTGGACCCATAGTGAGCGCTTTGATGAGGCACAAGGTAGGCTTACCACCTGGATGTTTGCCTTAACGCGAAATATTGCCATCGATATGCTGCGTCGGAAATCGGTCAGGGATAGGAGTACTCCTGTGGAAGATGCAACGCTGCATTCCATAGCTGATGAGCTGGCTGATACAGCAGCGGAGGTGGAGGTCAAGAGCGAGGGACAGCATATGCGGGAGATTCTGGCTGAACTTAGCCGGGATCAAAAGCAGGTTATTGACTCCATCTATTATGGCGGCATGACGCAGCAGGAGGTCTCGGTACGCTACAATATTCCGCTTGGAACGGTCAAGAGCCGTGTGCGATTGGCCCTGAAGCAGATGAAGAAGCGCCTAGTAGTTGAGGGAAGGAGGGAAGGATATCATGGATAA
- a CDS encoding anti-sigma factor: protein MDKTQDEFCEWAEIYALGGLDAEEQRQFEEHLSGCADCKLQLKELKKIIDMLPLAVIEVTPPDGMKNRVLGRVLATDRAAEISKADDDNSARDALEIVQEHEISAAPNIPDPAPQVKRHRLPSKRRNRLRMVCAGLAVVAVALTIYSAALQRDISGLRTELAASANDLTGLQEQLALAGAPSQELKVDEVVQLDPATQDIVARGLATIVIDTKGTHLLVQAEKLPELSGNEAFQVWLIKGDVKKSAGTFLSSQGTGAMYYTFDPQDYDTVAITLEPDGQGDQPRGKMILLAKIEG, encoded by the coding sequence ATGGATAAAACTCAGGATGAATTCTGTGAATGGGCAGAGATCTATGCGCTTGGCGGTCTCGATGCAGAGGAGCAACGGCAGTTTGAGGAGCATCTGTCCGGCTGCGCGGACTGCAAGTTGCAATTGAAGGAACTGAAGAAGATTATTGATATGCTGCCATTGGCAGTAATTGAAGTAACACCTCCGGACGGTATGAAGAACCGAGTGCTGGGGCGTGTGCTGGCTACTGATAGAGCTGCTGAAATAAGCAAAGCAGATGACGATAACAGTGCCAGAGACGCCTTGGAAATTGTACAGGAGCATGAGATATCTGCTGCACCAAACATTCCTGACCCTGCTCCTCAAGTGAAGCGACATAGACTTCCTTCCAAGCGCAGAAATCGGCTGCGCATGGTATGTGCAGGCTTAGCGGTCGTGGCTGTGGCACTGACCATTTATTCGGCAGCACTTCAGCGGGATATCAGTGGGCTGCGGACGGAGCTGGCAGCATCAGCTAATGATCTGACTGGACTGCAGGAGCAGTTGGCCTTGGCTGGCGCACCGTCTCAAGAGCTAAAGGTTGACGAAGTGGTTCAACTGGACCCAGCTACACAGGATATTGTAGCTCGAGGACTGGCGACGATTGTGATTGATACTAAAGGAACACACTTGCTAGTGCAGGCAGAGAAACTTCCCGAGCTCAGCGGCAACGAGGCCTTCCAAGTGTGGCTCATTAAAGGGGATGTCAAGAAAAGCGCAGGCACATTCCTGTCCTCACAGGGTACAGGCGCAATGTATTACACCTTTGATCCCCAAGACTATGATACGGTAGCTATCACACTGGAGCCAGACGGCCAAGGAGATCAGCCGCGTGGAAAAATGATTTTGTTAGCCAAGATAGAAGGATAG
- a CDS encoding NAD(P)/FAD-dependent oxidoreductase, producing MMYDVIVIGGGSSGLMASVSASQSGAKVLLIDKGDTLGRKLGISGGGRCNVTNAKEIEELIKHIPGNGRFLRSALASFSNRDIIDFFEGMGIKLKEEDNGRMFPISDKAKTVVDALVNKIRSQGVHIKVNSPVKEVLYQDGSAKGVRLRSGEIFNSKSVIVAVGGKSVPQTGSQGDGYAWAERAGHSITELYPTEVPLTSNESFIRNKEFQGLSLRNISLSVWNPKGKKIIEHEGDMLFTHFGISGPTSLRCSQYVVKALKQFDVQTVLITLDMFPEKTVDEIYSDTLILAKNEAKKAIKNVLKGLLPERIIPILLSKSELNEDITFSNIPKQAWLNLAKLIKAFPIEVNGTLSIEQAFVTGGGVNLKEIDPKTMESKLTKGLFFCGEILDIHGYTGGYNITAAFTTGYTAGINAAAIE from the coding sequence ATGATGTATGACGTAATTGTTATTGGTGGTGGCTCTTCAGGATTAATGGCCAGCGTATCCGCGAGTCAATCTGGCGCAAAAGTTCTCTTGATCGATAAAGGTGATACTCTGGGGCGTAAACTTGGAATCTCTGGTGGAGGGCGCTGCAATGTCACCAATGCTAAAGAAATTGAGGAATTAATTAAGCATATACCAGGGAATGGACGCTTTCTGCGCAGTGCTCTGGCCTCTTTTAGCAACAGAGATATTATAGATTTTTTTGAAGGCATGGGTATCAAGCTTAAGGAAGAGGACAACGGCAGAATGTTCCCGATATCCGACAAAGCTAAAACAGTTGTTGACGCCTTAGTTAATAAGATTCGTTCGCAAGGAGTTCATATCAAAGTGAATAGCCCTGTTAAAGAGGTACTCTACCAGGATGGGTCCGCCAAAGGGGTCCGACTAAGATCTGGAGAAATATTTAATAGTAAGTCGGTCATCGTTGCCGTTGGAGGTAAATCTGTACCTCAAACTGGTTCACAGGGAGATGGTTACGCGTGGGCTGAACGTGCTGGACACTCCATAACGGAGCTTTATCCTACTGAAGTGCCGCTTACTTCCAATGAATCTTTTATAAGAAACAAAGAATTCCAGGGACTTTCTCTTAGAAATATAAGCTTATCTGTCTGGAACCCTAAGGGGAAAAAGATCATTGAGCATGAAGGTGATATGCTTTTTACGCATTTTGGAATTTCCGGTCCTACCTCTTTACGTTGCAGTCAGTACGTAGTCAAAGCATTGAAGCAGTTTGATGTTCAGACTGTATTAATAACATTAGATATGTTTCCAGAAAAAACAGTGGATGAGATTTACAGCGACACTTTAATTTTGGCCAAAAATGAGGCAAAGAAAGCGATCAAAAATGTGTTAAAGGGCTTGTTGCCTGAGCGGATTATCCCTATACTGCTGAGTAAATCAGAGTTAAATGAAGATATAACCTTTAGTAATATCCCCAAGCAGGCTTGGCTAAATTTAGCCAAACTAATTAAGGCCTTCCCTATTGAGGTCAACGGCACCTTATCCATCGAACAGGCTTTTGTTACCGGTGGAGGTGTTAATTTAAAAGAAATCGATCCCAAAACTATGGAATCGAAGCTGACGAAAGGCCTCTTTTTCTGTGGTGAGATCCTTGATATACATGGTTACACCGGAGGTTATAACATTACCGCGGCTTTTACTACAGGGTATACGGCGGGAATTAATGCTGCAGCTATTGAATAG
- a CDS encoding BrxA/BrxB family bacilliredoxin translates to MSIPFNQYMKDSVQPMRDDLTSIGFQELKTPEEVEAALPNAKGISLVVVNSVCGCAAGQCRPGVAQALQNELTPDHLFTVFAGQEKEATAKAREFFAPYPPSSPSIALMKDGELVHFIERHGVEDRSAAEIAAELKDVFNRICQ, encoded by the coding sequence ATGTCCATCCCGTTTAATCAATATATGAAAGATTCGGTTCAGCCAATGCGTGATGATCTGACAAGCATCGGGTTTCAGGAGCTTAAGACTCCAGAAGAGGTAGAAGCCGCTCTTCCTAACGCTAAAGGAATTTCACTTGTTGTTGTCAATTCCGTCTGTGGTTGTGCAGCAGGCCAGTGTCGTCCAGGTGTTGCCCAGGCCTTGCAGAATGAACTTACGCCAGATCATCTGTTCACGGTATTTGCAGGTCAAGAGAAAGAAGCTACGGCTAAAGCACGTGAATTCTTTGCACCTTATCCACCGTCTTCACCTTCGATCGCTTTGATGAAGGATGGAGAACTCGTGCATTTTATCGAGCGTCATGGGGTTGAGGATCGTTCAGCTGCTGAAATTGCTGCTGAGCTGAAGGATGTATTCAATCGTATCTGCCAGTAA
- a CDS encoding ATP-binding protein, translating to MIAIIGAVKDTLLQISAASSFLFVFQWWLDQGHMTRRSRRFPDDQTFLLIGCALSITLCSMLSTTLFGVVYLNLAILPAYIGILYGNYRSGFSLSVFFLFCNVMFSEPSGLSNMVLNTGILLYPLLFGLAGPFKKGTVIEKIGMLWMVLFPSMLFISLVPILGGKDIYETHSGDKLLLIVYLFLTIALGGVFIYFIETAWDRLQIKEQMESISENFKWESEKLQQITNVMPLSMMSLDEHGIVTGLNEFMLQLLHNHFPHVTREALLGQPAGKFLSKGIHEQVCERLGNFVSNNQSCSEKMTHEARTYHITMAPLPQRITGLPGGVVVIVQDITEEEKMRSELDNVERLTLVGQMAAGITHEIRNPMAVVRGFLQLMREKSPNELNSYYQIVMEELDRANSIINDFLSLAQSRISVKEKVLLDHIIEELSPLLWADANLRGQSVELNLDPSLPLLHLNVREIKQLILNLGRNGMEAMGAKGVLTLETRRTLDKVELIVRDTGSGISEVQRKKLFVPFFTTKNQGTGLGLSLCLSIVERHNGTIIVESEEGVGTAFTVSFPYEEERVEFSVVE from the coding sequence GTGATTGCAATTATTGGTGCGGTTAAGGATACTTTATTGCAAATTTCGGCAGCGTCCTCCTTTCTATTTGTTTTCCAATGGTGGTTGGACCAGGGTCATATGACTCGTAGAAGCCGCAGGTTCCCGGATGACCAGACCTTTTTGTTGATCGGCTGTGCACTGAGCATTACGCTTTGTTCTATGCTGTCGACGACTTTATTTGGTGTTGTCTATTTAAACTTGGCGATCTTGCCAGCTTATATTGGTATATTATATGGCAACTATCGTTCAGGCTTTAGTTTGTCTGTTTTTTTTCTGTTCTGTAATGTAATGTTCTCTGAGCCTTCAGGGTTAAGCAACATGGTACTGAATACAGGAATCTTATTGTATCCCCTACTGTTTGGATTGGCAGGACCCTTCAAGAAAGGTACGGTTATTGAAAAGATTGGCATGCTCTGGATGGTTCTGTTCCCAAGCATGCTTTTTATTTCGCTTGTGCCCATTCTAGGTGGGAAAGATATCTATGAGACACACTCTGGGGACAAGCTCTTACTCATTGTATATCTGTTCCTCACCATCGCTTTGGGCGGGGTATTTATTTATTTTATTGAGACAGCTTGGGACAGGCTGCAGATCAAGGAACAGATGGAAAGCATCTCCGAAAATTTCAAATGGGAGTCCGAAAAGCTGCAGCAGATTACCAATGTGATGCCGCTTAGCATGATGTCACTGGATGAACATGGAATAGTAACCGGACTTAATGAATTTATGCTGCAACTGCTCCATAATCATTTCCCACATGTGACGAGAGAGGCTCTATTAGGCCAGCCGGCTGGGAAATTTCTTAGTAAGGGAATTCATGAGCAGGTATGTGAACGGCTGGGTAATTTCGTAAGTAACAACCAAAGCTGTAGTGAAAAAATGACTCATGAAGCACGAACCTATCATATTACTATGGCACCATTGCCGCAGCGGATCACCGGTCTGCCGGGTGGGGTTGTGGTGATTGTTCAAGATATAACGGAAGAGGAGAAAATGCGCAGCGAGCTGGACAATGTGGAACGCCTGACCTTGGTCGGACAGATGGCGGCTGGCATCACCCATGAAATCCGTAATCCGATGGCGGTTGTACGCGGATTTCTGCAACTGATGAGGGAGAAGAGCCCGAACGAGCTGAACTCGTATTACCAGATCGTCATGGAGGAACTGGACCGAGCCAACAGCATCATTAATGATTTCCTCTCTTTGGCGCAGAGTCGTATTTCGGTGAAGGAAAAGGTGCTTTTGGATCATATTATAGAAGAGCTCAGTCCACTGCTATGGGCGGATGCTAATCTTCGTGGTCAAAGTGTCGAATTAAACCTGGACCCTTCACTGCCGTTATTGCATTTGAATGTAAGGGAAATAAAGCAGTTGATCCTTAATCTGGGGCGAAATGGTATGGAGGCGATGGGTGCTAAGGGTGTGTTGACCCTGGAAACGCGCAGAACGCTTGATAAAGTAGAGTTAATTGTTAGAGATACAGGGAGCGGGATATCAGAAGTTCAACGCAAGAAATTGTTTGTGCCTTTTTTCACAACAAAAAATCAAGGGACAGGCCTTGGATTATCTTTATGCCTAAGTATTGTTGAGCGGCATAATGGTACGATTATCGTGGAATCAGAAGAAGGCGTGGGCACAGCATTCACCGTTTCCTTCCCTTATGAGGAGGAGAGGGTCGAGTTCTCCGTTGTGGAGTGA
- a CDS encoding alpha/beta fold hydrolase, with translation MSRNFEIPAGEEAVLRCSHFPAQTEAKSLIVIAHGYKGFKDWGMFPYAAEALSREHEVITFNFSHAGIGEDLQNFTELEKFARNTYQRELKDMKILLSYLSQHHKFGSLPLFLLGHSRGGGDCLLYALDHPGEITGVITWNGVTSLDLFTEEQKQEMKEKGRTYVLNGRTGQQMPLDAVIIEDLEQQQERYNILERMKTSVFPVVLIQGSQDGERLRQGSELLTLIRPDINWIQIPGGNHTFGTIHPFAGPTPQLEQAIQATEEFISQTLAK, from the coding sequence ATGAGTCGAAACTTTGAAATACCAGCAGGAGAGGAAGCTGTTCTGCGGTGTTCGCATTTCCCTGCCCAAACTGAGGCTAAGAGTCTCATTGTCATTGCACACGGTTACAAGGGCTTCAAGGATTGGGGAATGTTCCCTTACGCAGCAGAAGCGCTCAGCCGCGAGCATGAGGTCATCACGTTCAACTTCTCGCATGCCGGAATCGGCGAGGATCTGCAGAATTTCACCGAACTCGAGAAATTCGCCCGCAACACATACCAACGTGAACTTAAAGATATGAAGATCCTGCTCTCCTACCTTAGCCAGCATCATAAATTTGGCAGCCTGCCGTTATTCCTACTAGGACATAGTCGGGGCGGTGGAGACTGTCTACTGTACGCACTTGATCATCCTGGCGAGATCACCGGAGTGATCACCTGGAACGGTGTTACCAGTCTTGACTTATTCACTGAAGAACAGAAGCAGGAGATGAAGGAAAAGGGACGGACCTATGTTCTTAACGGCCGCACCGGTCAGCAAATGCCGCTGGATGCTGTTATTATTGAAGACTTGGAACAGCAGCAGGAACGCTATAATATTCTGGAGCGGATGAAGACCTCCGTCTTCCCAGTCGTCTTAATTCAAGGCAGTCAAGACGGCGAGCGGCTACGGCAAGGTTCAGAGCTGTTAACGCTTATCCGGCCTGATATTAACTGGATACAAATTCCGGGTGGCAATCATACCTTCGGCACCATTCATCCTTTTGCCGGGCCTACCCCACAATTGGAGCAAGCTATTCAGGCAACCGAAGAGTTCATCAGCCAGACTCTTGCTAAATAA
- the nadE gene encoding ammonia-dependent NAD(+) synthetase: MSLQEEIIAALGVKPTINVEAEVQKRVDFLKAYVLQAGAKGLLIAISGGVDSAVAAGLCKRATDELTAQEGKEYITLGVFQPYGVQEDIEHSYAVATAFGLTHKVETNIEEAVNEMALEVEQGLKVLGQHRHMTHQGKGNIKARTRMVMQYALSFENNLLVVGTDHASEAITGFYTKWGDGAVDITPLTSLNKRQVRQLAAYLGVPADIVTKAPTAGLWPGQTDEIELGITYDDNSDYLEGKQVSPEVAEKLESFYRRTAHKRNVIPGI; encoded by the coding sequence GTGAGTTTGCAGGAAGAGATTATTGCTGCCCTTGGTGTAAAGCCAACCATTAATGTTGAGGCAGAGGTACAAAAGAGAGTCGATTTCTTAAAGGCATATGTATTGCAGGCAGGTGCAAAGGGACTTTTGATCGCCATTAGTGGAGGCGTGGACAGCGCGGTAGCAGCGGGTCTGTGCAAACGAGCTACGGACGAGCTGACAGCGCAGGAGGGTAAAGAGTATATTACGCTTGGCGTATTCCAGCCTTATGGTGTACAGGAGGATATCGAGCATAGCTATGCTGTAGCCACAGCTTTTGGACTAACTCATAAGGTAGAGACCAATATCGAGGAAGCCGTCAATGAAATGGCGCTTGAGGTCGAGCAAGGACTGAAGGTCCTCGGCCAGCATCGTCATATGACGCATCAAGGCAAAGGGAATATTAAGGCGAGAACACGGATGGTTATGCAGTACGCGCTCTCTTTTGAGAATAACCTGCTCGTTGTAGGGACGGATCATGCCTCTGAAGCGATTACGGGCTTCTACACCAAGTGGGGCGATGGTGCTGTGGATATCACACCTCTGACCTCGCTGAATAAACGTCAAGTCCGCCAGTTGGCTGCTTATCTTGGAGTGCCTGCAGATATTGTCACCAAGGCTCCAACAGCGGGACTATGGCCAGGACAGACGGATGAAATCGAGCTTGGCATTACTTATGATGATAACAGTGACTATCTGGAGGGCAAGCAAGTCAGTCCTGAGGTAGCAGAGAAGCTGGAGAGCTTTTACCGGAGAACGGCGCATAAGCGCAATGTAATACCCGGCATTTAG
- the acpS gene encoding holo-ACP synthase: protein MIYGIGHDVLEIERISILINRGQGTKFIRRVLTEREHQLAERRSGKQAEFVAGRFAAKEAVVKALGCGIGRAVGFLDIEILPDKLGKPEVVLLGEAWERLNMPEGREYTIHLTITHGRDLASAFAVVEQVTSIA, encoded by the coding sequence TTGATTTACGGAATCGGGCATGATGTGCTGGAGATTGAGCGAATATCAATACTAATAAATAGGGGTCAGGGTACTAAATTTATCAGGCGTGTTCTGACAGAGCGAGAACATCAGCTTGCCGAACGCCGGAGCGGGAAACAAGCGGAATTCGTGGCCGGACGATTTGCGGCTAAGGAAGCGGTTGTTAAGGCACTGGGCTGCGGAATCGGCAGGGCAGTCGGTTTTCTTGACATCGAGATCTTGCCGGATAAACTGGGTAAACCAGAGGTTGTGCTGTTGGGCGAGGCCTGGGAACGGCTGAATATGCCGGAGGGCCGAGAGTACACCATACATCTAACGATCACACATGGCCGCGATTTGGCCTCAGCTTTTGCTGTGGTGGAGCAGGTCACTTCCATAGCATAA